The following proteins are co-located in the Pomacea canaliculata isolate SZHN2017 linkage group LG10, ASM307304v1, whole genome shotgun sequence genome:
- the LOC112574323 gene encoding LOW QUALITY PROTEIN: eukaryotic translation initiation factor 2D-like (The sequence of the model RefSeq protein was modified relative to this genomic sequence to represent the inferred CDS: inserted 1 base in 1 codon) → MVETESSEIEHSEASVEIPAIDDMDSLLRYCFKCALKKSIKKSDLPLLTSTFLKVHMQPFCPAXKHIECEESSFKKFAKFLQQMQSEEFIKLKELSKGVDSISEFDRSHPDLRDLVAPDLPALEKEVAEETAYEPPEIIEVFCITTATLPLFKNQGFSKGDSLSLTELRKQITDYVKTNNLQTEADVSQVQLDPVLAEITLLRNEGDRSLLPWNELIIRITDKMQPGCLIKLAGQQPVLRKGKMEPIKLNVVQRGSQKKVTVIENLEFYGIDPRVFAHAVQIAMACSATTVDSEQKNHGVNVVVQGNQMTFISKLLLDKYRIPRKYIQGLETVSKAKKK, encoded by the exons ATGGTGGAAACTGAATCTTCTGAAATAGAGCACAGTGAGGCATCAGTAGAAATTCCTGCAATAG aTGATATGGATAGCTTGTTACGTTATTGTTTCAAGTGTGCTCTCAAGAAAAGCATAAAGAAGAGTGATCTACCCCTTTTGACATCCACCTTTCTTAAAGTTCATATGCAACCCTTTTG tccTG GGAAGCATATTGAGTGTGAAGAATCTTCTTTCAAAAAG TTTGCAAAATTCCTGCAGCAGATGCAGTCAGAAGAGTTTATTAAACTAAAAGAGTTGTCAAAAGGGGTGGACAGTATATCAGAATTTGACCGCTCACATCCAGA CCTTAGAGATCTAGTTGCACCTGACTTGCCTGCTCTAGAAAAAGAGGTCGCAGAGGAGACTGCTTATGAACCACCAGAGATTATAGAAGTATTCTGCATCACTACTGCTACACTTCCTTTGTTTAAAAACCAGGGATTTAG caaaggAGATTCACTGAGTTTAACGGAACTTCGGAAACAAATCACAGATTATGTCAAAACAAATAACCTGCAAACAGAAGCAGATGTaag CCAGGTTCAGCTGGACCCAGTGCTTGCAGAAATCACATTGTTGAGAAATGAGGGAGACAGAAGTCTGCTTCCTTGGAATGAATTGATTATCAG GATTACAGACAAGATGCAGCCTGGTTGTCTCATCAAGCTTGCAGGTCAGCAGCCAGTGTTAAGGAAAGGAAAGATGGAGCCCATTAAGTTGAATGTTGTCCAGAGAGGATCACAAAAGAAG GTGACAGTCATTGAAAATTTGGAGTTTTATGGCATCGACCCTCGTGTTTTTGCACACGCTGTGCAAATTGCTATGGCTTGCAGTGCAACAACAGTAGACTCAGAGCAGAAGAACCATGGCGTAAATGTGGTTGTCCAAGGGAACCAGatgacttttatttctaaacTATTGTTAG ACAAATACAGGATTCCAAGGAAGTACATACAAGGCCTTGAGACAGTATCTAAagctaaaaaaaagtaa
- the LOC112574557 gene encoding regenerating islet-derived protein 3-beta-like, protein MLMYWTAIFLILATQLKDGSGMLYGEGCEEGWVSYGYYCYYFQDRETTFDTAWLACEGLGGDLASVWTAQERKFITDILWQPSVSATDFAWFGLHGTQDNSWAYLDQSTVIMTDGVLSSSSGVPADKKNRCGAFMGTGSLAFLDCKAMMAQGYICKKALPRVFATSSLLNHTIPSTTAPARAAQLYERVWPPTLLAFPTQTHYLAEDDTDSETGCAYRCFNVRGCMAFQVTCITSDMCRSLTCALLTHI, encoded by the exons ATGCTCATGTACTGGACTGCAATATTCCTCATTTTGGCCACACAGCTGAAAG atGGCAGCGGGATGCTGTACGGGGAGGGGTGCGAGGAAGGATGGGTAAGCTATGGTTACTACTGTTACTACTTCCAAGACCGCGAAACGACCTTTGACACGGCTTGGCTGGCGTGTGAAGGTCTTGGTGGCGACTTGGCGAGCGTCTGGACGGCGCAGGAGCGGAAGTTCATTACCGACATCCTGTGGCAG CCCAGTGTGTCAGCCACAGACTTTGCTTGGTTTGGACTTCATGGAACACAGGACAATTCCTGGGCTTACCTGGATCAGTCGACTGTCATCATGACGGACGGCGTGTTGAGTTCATCCTCAG GCGTGCCAGCTGACAAGAAAAACCGATGCGGGGCTTTCATGGGTACAGGCAGTCTTGCCTTTCTTGACTGCAAAGCCATGATGGCTCAAGGCTACATCTGCAAGAAGG CTTTGCCCCGCGTGTTTGCCACAAGCTCTCTGCTGAACCACACGATCCCGTCCACCACCGCGCCAGCTCGAGCTGCCCAGCTGTATGAACGGGTGTGGCCGCCCACCCTGCTAGCTTTCCCCACGCAGACGCACTACCTGGCGGAGGACGACACCGACTCGGAGACGGGGTGCGCCTACCGCTGCTTCAACGTGCGCGGCTGCATGGCGTTTCAAGTCACGTGCATCACGTCGGACATGTGCAGAAGTCTCACGTGCGCTCTGCTGACCCACATCTGA